The following coding sequences lie in one Chelatococcus sp. YT9 genomic window:
- a CDS encoding ABC transporter ATP-binding protein → MENALLAVTDLSRRFGGLTAVDGLSFHVNDGEIVSIIGPNGAGKTTAFNLITCIYPPSAGAISFDGSSLVGLPLHRIAAAGIGRTFQNLRVFANLTARENVLVGLTRQARASFLETLFHGGRVRAEEKQLAAEADRLIALLELGPVADQLVRNLPYGDQRRVEIARALATNPRILLLDEPAAGMTPPEIEDLNLLIRRLRDELGKTVLMVEHHMSLVMEISDRIIVMDQGRKIAEGTPDEVRSNPLVISAYLGSGVV, encoded by the coding sequence ATGGAAAACGCCCTCCTCGCGGTCACCGATCTGAGCCGGCGCTTTGGTGGGCTGACCGCAGTCGATGGCTTGAGCTTTCACGTCAATGACGGCGAAATCGTCAGCATCATCGGCCCCAACGGCGCCGGCAAGACAACCGCGTTCAATCTCATCACCTGCATCTATCCGCCCTCCGCAGGCGCGATTTCCTTCGATGGTTCGAGCCTTGTCGGACTCCCGCTGCATCGCATCGCCGCAGCCGGCATAGGCCGAACGTTCCAGAACCTTCGCGTGTTCGCCAATCTGACCGCACGTGAAAATGTACTCGTCGGCCTGACCCGGCAGGCGCGCGCCTCATTTCTGGAAACCCTGTTTCACGGCGGGCGCGTCCGTGCGGAGGAAAAGCAGCTTGCAGCGGAAGCAGATCGCCTGATCGCGCTGCTTGAGCTCGGGCCGGTGGCGGACCAGTTGGTGCGCAATCTCCCTTACGGCGACCAGCGGCGCGTCGAGATCGCCCGTGCCCTGGCTACCAATCCCCGAATCCTTCTCCTCGACGAACCCGCCGCCGGGATGACACCGCCGGAAATCGAAGACCTGAACCTGCTCATCAGACGTCTGCGGGACGAACTCGGAAAGACCGTGCTCATGGTCGAGCATCACATGAGCCTGGTGATGGAGATCTCGGATCGCATCATCGTCATGGATCAGGGGCGCAAGATCGCCGAAGGCACGCCGGACGAGGTGCGCAGCAATCCGCTCGTCATCAGCGCCTATCTCGGATCGGGAGTAGTCTAG
- a CDS encoding ABC transporter ATP-binding protein codes for MLETRDLHVSYGPIVAVRGVSLAIPQGHIVSIVGANGAGKSTIVRAISGELTPARGEVVYRGSSLTGMPAFQVARQGIVQCPEGRRVFAGLSVMENLRLGAYGRGQLAQATKTLERIFTIFPRLKERRTQTAGTLSGGEQQMLAIGRAMMAAPDILLLDEPSLGLAPILVQAMFEAIRAINAGGTSVLLIEQNAFMALNVAHYAYVLRTGTVVAEGPGTDLLKDEDTIRAYLG; via the coding sequence TTGCTCGAAACGCGCGATCTCCACGTCTCCTACGGGCCCATCGTTGCCGTCCGCGGTGTGTCTCTCGCCATTCCCCAGGGCCACATCGTCTCGATCGTGGGCGCGAACGGCGCCGGCAAAAGCACGATTGTACGCGCCATCTCCGGCGAACTGACCCCCGCGCGCGGCGAGGTGGTCTATCGCGGCAGTTCCCTCACCGGTATGCCAGCCTTCCAGGTGGCGCGTCAGGGCATCGTGCAATGTCCCGAGGGGCGGCGCGTCTTTGCCGGCCTCTCGGTGATGGAAAACCTGCGTCTCGGCGCCTATGGGCGGGGACAACTCGCGCAAGCCACCAAGACCCTGGAGCGCATCTTCACGATCTTTCCACGGCTGAAGGAACGGCGGACGCAGACGGCCGGCACCCTGTCGGGCGGCGAACAGCAAATGCTCGCCATCGGCCGGGCGATGATGGCCGCGCCGGACATTCTGCTTCTCGATGAACCCTCCCTCGGCCTGGCACCGATCCTCGTGCAGGCGATGTTCGAAGCAATTCGCGCCATCAATGCTGGTGGCACCTCCGTCCTGCTCATCGAGCAGAACGCGTTCATGGCTCTCAACGTCGCGCATTACGCCTATGTGCTCAGAACCGGGACAGTCGTCGCCGAGGGCCCGGGCACCGACCTTCTCAAGGATGAAGACACCATCCGTGCGTACCTCGGCTGA
- a CDS encoding hydantoinase/oxoprolinase family protein yields MDTTLSIAIDVGGTFTDVVGMTDGGEMTLIKVPSTPANPSLGVVDGMTRLLGGTALTPANVTRFIHGTTVATNAVVEQKGAVTGLLTTEGFEDVLVIGRQKRSELYNLFIDAETPGFLAPRRRRIGIRERIAADGSILKPLDEDGVRAAVRELVESQGAEVISVCYLFSFLHPAHELRTKAIINEMYPHLPVSLSSAIDPTFREYERTLVTTFDAYVRPKVANYIDALEGKLTETGVPARLEIMQSRGGIAAARTAVERPVSLLRSGPAAGVVAAQMVGELCGEKNLISNDIGGTTADIGLVVDGKPLTSAEGKVLKYPLRIPMLDVVSIGAGGGSIAWLDEASSLHVGPQSAGSVPGPACYGQGGTEPTVTDASIVLGYLNADYFAGGHVKLDSSASHRVIETMGARLGMSKVRVAHGIHTILNNRMADEIRLLTIARGYDPREFALIVLGGAGPLHGSALARALRIPRVIVPFAPGVLSAFGLLVSDIEHDHTASFRQPATGLPFTELAEAFDRLDRAGRERMRQENIADARVGVRRYAEMRYVGQSYELEIPITASFDDALIDGLIAAFHEHHERVYRQRNPAAAVEFVNLRTVHFATVPKIRLEPPKPGPSWEKAQRGVRAVYLSDQDRHVDIPVYRRDQLPIGVRQAGPFIVEQLDSTTVVLPGETALVEPNGNIIVEMPTDA; encoded by the coding sequence ATGGACACGACCCTTTCGATAGCGATCGACGTCGGCGGAACCTTCACCGATGTCGTGGGTATGACGGACGGCGGCGAGATGACCCTGATCAAGGTTCCGAGCACGCCTGCCAATCCCTCCCTTGGTGTTGTCGACGGCATGACGCGCCTGCTCGGTGGAACAGCCCTCACGCCCGCCAACGTCACGCGTTTCATTCATGGCACCACCGTCGCAACCAATGCGGTCGTGGAACAGAAAGGCGCCGTGACCGGACTTCTCACCACCGAAGGCTTCGAGGACGTGCTGGTCATCGGGCGTCAGAAGCGCTCCGAACTCTATAACCTCTTCATAGACGCCGAAACGCCAGGCTTTCTCGCGCCACGTCGGCGGCGCATCGGCATCCGCGAACGCATTGCGGCCGATGGCTCCATCCTCAAGCCACTTGATGAGGACGGCGTACGCGCCGCCGTGCGCGAGCTGGTTGAAAGCCAGGGCGCCGAGGTCATCTCGGTCTGCTACCTGTTCTCGTTTCTTCATCCCGCCCATGAATTGCGGACGAAGGCCATCATCAACGAGATGTATCCGCATCTGCCGGTTTCGCTGTCGTCGGCCATCGACCCTACCTTCCGCGAATACGAGCGAACACTGGTGACGACTTTCGACGCCTATGTCCGCCCGAAGGTCGCCAACTACATCGATGCATTGGAAGGCAAGCTCACTGAGACGGGCGTGCCGGCGCGACTTGAAATCATGCAATCCCGCGGCGGCATCGCGGCCGCACGCACGGCGGTCGAGCGACCGGTCAGCCTGCTGCGCTCGGGCCCGGCCGCCGGCGTCGTCGCCGCGCAGATGGTGGGAGAGCTGTGCGGTGAAAAGAACCTGATCTCCAACGACATCGGCGGCACGACGGCCGACATCGGCCTCGTCGTCGACGGCAAGCCGCTGACCTCGGCAGAAGGCAAGGTGCTTAAATACCCGCTACGTATCCCCATGCTCGATGTCGTCTCGATCGGCGCCGGCGGCGGCAGCATCGCCTGGCTCGACGAAGCGTCCAGCCTGCATGTCGGGCCGCAGAGTGCGGGCTCCGTGCCCGGGCCGGCCTGCTATGGCCAGGGCGGCACGGAGCCGACCGTAACCGATGCCTCGATCGTGCTCGGCTATCTCAATGCGGACTACTTCGCGGGCGGCCATGTCAAGCTCGACTCCTCCGCTTCCCACCGGGTCATCGAGACCATGGGCGCGCGCCTCGGCATGAGCAAGGTGCGCGTCGCGCATGGTATCCATACCATCCTCAACAACCGCATGGCCGACGAGATCCGCCTGCTCACCATCGCGCGCGGCTATGATCCGCGCGAATTCGCCCTGATCGTTTTGGGCGGCGCGGGCCCTCTGCATGGCAGCGCGCTGGCGCGTGCATTGCGCATCCCCCGCGTCATCGTTCCGTTCGCCCCGGGCGTTCTCTCCGCATTCGGGCTCCTCGTGTCCGACATCGAGCACGATCATACCGCGTCGTTCCGCCAGCCGGCGACGGGGCTCCCCTTCACGGAGCTGGCCGAAGCGTTCGACAGGCTGGACCGTGCCGGGCGGGAGCGCATGAGGCAGGAAAACATCGCCGACGCACGCGTGGGCGTGCGCCGTTATGCCGAGATGCGCTACGTGGGCCAGTCCTACGAGCTGGAGATCCCGATCACAGCAAGTTTCGACGACGCGTTGATCGACGGCCTCATCGCGGCCTTCCACGAACATCACGAGCGGGTCTATCGGCAACGCAATCCCGCGGCCGCGGTCGAATTCGTCAATCTGCGCACTGTGCATTTCGCAACGGTTCCCAAAATCCGCCTCGAGCCCCCGAAGCCCGGCCCGTCTTGGGAGAAGGCACAGCGCGGCGTCCGCGCGGTCTACCTCAGCGATCAGGATCGCCACGTCGACATCCCGGTCTATCGTCGCGATCAGCTACCGATAGGCGTCAGGCAGGCAGGGCCGTTCATCGTCGAACAGCTGGATAGCACCACAGTCGTGCTGCCGGGTGAAACCGCCTTGGTCGAGCCCAACGGCAATATCATCGTGGAGATGCCGACCGATGCGTGA
- a CDS encoding SDR family oxidoreductase, protein MRDPTPEPWTLGPVVVTGGTGHVGLAIAEAFVAAGATTIAIGSTEARATAAGARLASLGDGHGLAADMGDPTTVSRVLDDITQRFGTPAVLVNGAGINFNRMIRDITEAEFDRLFRVNVKAMLFTSRDACERMAKAGIPGRVVNITSGNYRYARPDAALYSATKAAMEMLTRGLALEYGAFGIAINAVAPGLVDRPGFTDPAFLRVADYYRSQSANHVLATPEAVAGAVMFLASAGAAAIAGDTIVIDGGFSAGRLDFPRRSS, encoded by the coding sequence ATGCGTGATCCGACGCCAGAACCTTGGACGCTCGGGCCGGTGGTGGTCACCGGTGGCACGGGCCACGTGGGTCTTGCGATAGCGGAAGCCTTCGTGGCGGCTGGCGCGACGACCATTGCCATCGGCTCGACCGAGGCCCGCGCCACGGCCGCGGGCGCGCGCCTCGCTTCCCTTGGCGATGGTCATGGCCTCGCAGCCGATATGGGCGATCCGACCACCGTCAGCCGGGTGCTCGACGACATCACCCAACGCTTCGGCACTCCGGCTGTGCTCGTCAACGGCGCCGGCATCAACTTTAACCGCATGATCCGCGACATAACGGAGGCCGAGTTCGACCGCCTCTTCCGGGTCAACGTCAAGGCGATGCTCTTCACCAGCCGCGATGCCTGCGAGCGCATGGCGAAGGCCGGCATCCCCGGTCGCGTCGTCAACATCACCTCCGGCAACTATCGCTACGCCCGGCCCGACGCGGCGCTCTACAGCGCGACCAAGGCGGCCATGGAGATGCTGACCCGGGGGCTGGCGCTGGAATACGGTGCTTTCGGCATTGCCATCAACGCAGTCGCTCCGGGGCTGGTCGATCGGCCGGGCTTCACCGATCCGGCCTTTCTGAGGGTCGCGGACTACTATCGCAGCCAGAGTGCCAACCACGTCTTGGCGACGCCCGAAGCCGTCGCCGGCGCCGTGATGTTCCTTGCTTCCGCGGGCGCCGCGGCTATCGCCGGCGACACCATCGTCATCGACGGCGGCTTCTCCGCCGGCCGACTAGACTTCCCGCGCCGCTCATCCTGA
- a CDS encoding hydantoinase B/oxoprolinase family protein: protein MMLNKTEARGDSLTVDPITLEVIRNRLDVVAAEMEGTLIRSAFSVVLKEGADCSCALFTVSGDTMAQSVALPQHLGVLAATVKSLLRAFPPETMEEGDVYIMNDPYDGGTHLPDITALTPVFSSGRCVAMAASMAHHSDLGGMAIGSLPPDATELFQEGIVLPPIKLIARGVFDEQIRGILLKNVRMPAFLEADLGAQFASIKIGAARFAEICEEFGEDTVLAYIDELMDRSEALTRARIAEIPDGSYTFIDYIDNDGIVLDKRVKIQATLTIKGSDIHVDFTGTDPQVAGAANAAFSHAACVTYYCVRCITDPRLPNNAGCFRPISVSLPAGTLVNPRHPAPVNARTMTVCRMTDVIFGCLAQAAPERVRASSSGMQGVSFSGRRASDGRAYVYLELFCGGMGARPTKDGVDYIETDITNMMNAPTEAVELEYPLRIHSMRLKTDSGGAGLHRGGLGMRKVFEVVEGPLEVTHRGDRHFSRPWGLKGGRPAMPWSSVIKRTDGSEHKVPARERFTLRTGDILVSDTAGGGGYGDPLNRPAARVANDVAEAQISLPAARTDYGVVLDEALHVDVAATEALRARMTAERGAITWTFDRGEDGRD from the coding sequence ATGATGCTCAACAAGACCGAAGCTCGCGGCGACAGCCTGACCGTCGATCCCATCACCCTGGAGGTGATCCGCAACCGCCTCGATGTCGTCGCCGCGGAGATGGAGGGCACGCTGATCCGCAGCGCCTTTTCAGTCGTTCTGAAGGAGGGAGCCGACTGCTCCTGCGCGTTGTTCACCGTGAGCGGCGACACCATGGCCCAGTCGGTCGCGCTACCGCAGCACCTCGGGGTGCTGGCCGCCACAGTGAAGTCGCTGCTGCGCGCCTTTCCTCCGGAGACGATGGAGGAAGGCGACGTCTACATCATGAACGATCCCTACGATGGCGGCACGCATCTGCCTGACATCACCGCGCTGACGCCGGTATTTTCATCAGGACGCTGCGTCGCGATGGCGGCCTCCATGGCCCACCATTCCGATCTCGGCGGCATGGCGATCGGCAGCCTGCCACCGGACGCCACGGAGCTCTTCCAGGAAGGTATCGTCCTGCCACCAATCAAGCTGATCGCGCGCGGCGTATTCGACGAGCAGATCCGCGGCATTCTCTTGAAGAACGTGCGCATGCCGGCCTTCCTGGAAGCAGACCTCGGCGCGCAGTTCGCCTCGATCAAGATCGGTGCAGCGCGGTTCGCCGAAATTTGCGAGGAGTTCGGCGAGGACACCGTGCTCGCCTATATCGATGAACTGATGGACCGCTCGGAAGCACTCACTCGCGCTCGCATCGCCGAGATCCCCGACGGGAGTTATACCTTCATCGACTATATCGACAACGACGGCATCGTGCTCGACAAGCGTGTCAAGATCCAAGCGACCTTGACCATCAAGGGCTCCGACATCCATGTCGACTTCACAGGCACGGATCCACAGGTGGCTGGCGCCGCCAATGCCGCCTTCTCCCATGCCGCCTGCGTCACCTATTACTGCGTGCGCTGCATCACCGACCCGCGCCTGCCCAACAATGCCGGCTGCTTCCGCCCGATCAGCGTGAGCCTGCCGGCTGGTACCCTGGTCAATCCGCGCCATCCGGCGCCGGTCAACGCCCGTACCATGACAGTGTGCCGCATGACGGATGTCATCTTCGGCTGCCTCGCGCAGGCAGCGCCGGAACGGGTCCGGGCCTCTTCCAGCGGCATGCAGGGCGTCAGCTTCTCCGGACGTCGTGCCTCCGACGGCCGCGCCTATGTCTATCTGGAACTCTTCTGCGGTGGCATGGGCGCGCGACCGACGAAGGACGGCGTGGATTATATCGAGACTGACATCACCAACATGATGAATGCGCCGACCGAGGCGGTGGAGCTCGAATATCCGCTGCGCATCCATTCAATGCGGTTGAAGACCGACTCCGGCGGTGCGGGCCTCCATCGCGGAGGCCTCGGCATGCGCAAGGTCTTCGAGGTGGTCGAAGGCCCGCTCGAGGTCACCCATCGCGGTGATCGCCATTTCTCACGCCCCTGGGGTCTGAAGGGCGGCAGGCCCGCCATGCCCTGGTCTTCGGTCATCAAGCGCACCGACGGCAGTGAGCACAAGGTGCCCGCGCGTGAACGCTTCACGCTGCGCACCGGCGACATCCTGGTGTCGGACACGGCGGGCGGCGGCGGCTATGGCGATCCATTGAACCGCCCTGCCGCCCGCGTCGCCAATGATGTGGCCGAGGCGCAGATCTCCCTCCCCGCCGCGCGGACAGACTATGGCGTCGTCCTTGATGAGGCCCTCCACGTCGATGTTGCCGCGACCGAAGCGCTGCGGGCTCGCATGACGGCCGAACGCGGCGCCATCACCTGGACTTTTGATCGCGGCGAGGACGGTCGCGACTGA
- a CDS encoding OsmC family protein — translation MTDLSTTAAADIQVSERLQSIRVKTDYLGNYQSVNHVRDLPPIYVDEPVELGGKDSGPTPLEMTLCALNSCTAMIMNILRKEMKFEITGVRLEAVAQHDVRRAEMRRTGKLFSQVEPIAYHYHKIDQKVFMKTPESDERLAKFRSEVERLCPLYHLMTDAKVNIVSEWVRE, via the coding sequence ATGACCGACCTTTCCACCACGGCCGCAGCTGATATTCAGGTCAGCGAGCGCCTGCAGAGCATCCGCGTCAAGACCGACTATCTCGGCAATTACCAGAGCGTCAATCACGTACGCGACCTCCCTCCGATCTATGTCGATGAGCCGGTCGAGCTCGGCGGCAAGGACAGCGGCCCAACGCCGCTCGAAATGACCCTATGCGCGCTGAACTCCTGCACGGCCATGATCATGAACATCCTGCGCAAGGAGATGAAGTTCGAGATCACCGGCGTGCGCCTCGAAGCTGTCGCCCAACATGACGTTCGCCGTGCCGAGATGCGGCGCACCGGCAAGCTGTTCTCGCAGGTCGAGCCTATTGCTTACCACTATCACAAGATTGACCAGAAGGTTTTCATGAAGACGCCGGAGTCCGACGAGCGCCTTGCGAAGTTCCGCTCTGAGGTCGAGCGGCTTTGCCCCCTTTATCATCTTATGACTGATGCAAAGGTCAATATCGTCTCGGAATGGGTACGCGAATAG